One Actinosynnema pretiosum DNA segment encodes these proteins:
- a CDS encoding GGDEF domain-containing protein — translation MPALLDDVRFAFQPLFNLNTGGVVAVEALARPHDGTALDLLQAAFRAGYLVDADVALACRAVRHAAEHEFGLPLHVNLMSMTVAEQPEKLEPLLRALHEVGRSPDRLVVELGVPYTRTPRKALLAGVRWLRDAGVRVALDGVGDGDVPLALLTDVAPDQLKLDRGIVVGLPDDGGRAALLTALLGVCEQTGSVLVAEGVETEAQLAALRRAGVRMAQGDLLAPARRRPDVAATIPTALVEPADPDAMARTSPNLRLAGPSVTDFLHPATTLPEAATAEEVREVLAAQPSVTGVVLVDGQGRPSWTLERNRFLLAVTGPFGHALHANREASRLADRPRAVGARFSALELLEVVTHGDRERANDDLVVVDEDDRCLGVVRVADVVRGVAELKVEQAASMNPLTRLPGSESIAREVERRVLAGEVFAVGWLDVDSFKGVNDRAGFAAGDDLIRAVGRRLAEGAAGLPTVRVGHVGGDDFLLVAGLDELVGFGAGVLDSEFGVDGLRVTLSLATLVCATGSVGSYREVSRLLAPLKRQAKSLSGSSWVLGRPGTDRVDVLRGGPHLAVG, via the coding sequence GTGCCTGCCCTGCTGGACGATGTCCGATTCGCCTTCCAGCCCCTGTTCAACCTGAACACCGGCGGGGTCGTCGCGGTCGAGGCCCTGGCCCGCCCGCACGACGGCACCGCGCTCGACCTGCTCCAGGCGGCGTTCCGCGCCGGGTACCTGGTGGACGCGGACGTCGCGCTCGCCTGCCGGGCGGTCCGGCACGCGGCCGAGCACGAGTTCGGGCTGCCGCTGCACGTCAACCTCATGTCGATGACCGTCGCGGAGCAGCCGGAGAAGCTGGAGCCGCTGCTGCGCGCGCTGCACGAGGTCGGCCGCTCCCCCGACCGCCTGGTCGTGGAGCTGGGCGTGCCGTACACGCGCACCCCGCGCAAGGCGCTGCTGGCGGGCGTGCGGTGGCTGCGCGACGCGGGCGTGCGGGTGGCGCTGGACGGGGTGGGCGACGGCGACGTGCCGCTCGCGCTGCTCACCGACGTGGCCCCGGACCAGCTCAAGCTGGACCGGGGCATCGTCGTCGGCCTGCCCGACGACGGCGGCCGGGCGGCGCTGCTGACCGCGCTGCTGGGCGTGTGCGAGCAGACCGGCTCGGTGCTGGTGGCCGAGGGCGTGGAGACCGAGGCGCAGCTGGCCGCGCTGCGGCGGGCCGGGGTGCGGATGGCGCAGGGCGACCTGCTGGCGCCCGCGCGGCGGCGGCCGGACGTGGCCGCGACGATCCCGACCGCGCTCGTCGAGCCCGCCGACCCGGACGCGATGGCGCGCACGTCGCCGAACCTGCGGCTGGCCGGGCCGAGCGTGACCGACTTCCTGCACCCGGCGACGACCCTGCCCGAGGCGGCGACCGCCGAGGAGGTGCGGGAGGTGCTGGCCGCGCAGCCGTCGGTGACCGGCGTGGTGCTGGTCGACGGGCAGGGCAGGCCGTCGTGGACGTTGGAGCGCAACCGGTTCCTGCTCGCGGTGACCGGGCCGTTCGGGCACGCGCTGCACGCCAACCGGGAGGCGTCGCGGCTGGCGGACCGGCCGAGGGCGGTGGGGGCGCGGTTCAGCGCGCTGGAGCTGCTGGAGGTCGTCACGCACGGGGACCGGGAGCGGGCGAACGACGACCTGGTCGTGGTGGACGAGGACGACAGGTGCCTCGGCGTGGTGCGGGTGGCGGACGTGGTGCGCGGGGTCGCCGAGCTGAAGGTGGAGCAGGCGGCGTCGATGAACCCGCTGACCCGGTTGCCCGGCAGCGAGTCGATCGCGCGCGAGGTGGAGCGGCGGGTGCTGGCGGGTGAGGTGTTCGCCGTGGGCTGGCTGGACGTGGACTCGTTCAAGGGCGTGAACGACCGGGCCGGGTTCGCGGCGGGCGACGACCTGATCCGGGCGGTGGGCAGGCGGCTGGCCGAGGGGGCGGCCGGGCTGCCGACGGTGCGGGTGGGCCACGTGGGCGGGGACGACTTCCTGCTGGTGGCGGGCCTGGACGAGCTGGTCGGGTTCGGGGCCGGGGTGCTGGACTCGGAGTTCGGCGTCGACGGGCTGCGGGTGACGCTGTCGCTGGCGACGCTGGTGTGCGCGACCGGGTCGGTGGGGTCGTACCGCGAGGTGTCGCGGCTGCTGGCCCCGCTCAAGCGGCAGGCGAAGTCGCTGAGCGGGTCGAGCTGGGTGCTGGGCAGGCCGGGCACGGACCGGGTGGACGTGCTGCGCGGCGGACCGCACCTCGCGGTCGGCTGA
- a CDS encoding MASE1 domain-containing protein, with product MSPNPRARRAHRWGGYAAQLSLLAVVYYLGARLGGLQEVTAAPVTPMWPPTGVAVLALLTGGPRLWPGITLGSLLVNLTDAPLTWWNLVICVVGTGGPLLAYYLLRRADLQLELDRTRDALALVFVGAFAGMLPGSLLGSGSLLLAGVITPAEWLPTWAVWWTGEAMGVLVLVPFGLAMRGLGPLGERWRATTGRRALEAAALIVTTVGLMMVTSGTKARLMFLIFPLLIWGALRFQHRGAAPCALIATVFASRAAVLSAGPFAGLENAQQNMLGLQAYNGTVALTGLVLAAVIAERDAGRVAIERTVEQLSAVVTSYQPLRLSGGIADERRDGRGVRGGRSGGGSGSGRSDRAGLTGGNGQAGPAVGNGGAVLPGQAGAPGQTRNPGQAGASGQTGNPGQTDVPGQPGPADGSDRAGSPADRPGEGGRSDRAGRPGLDGR from the coding sequence GTGTCACCGAACCCCCGCGCGCGCCGCGCGCACCGATGGGGCGGGTACGCCGCCCAGTTATCCCTGCTAGCGGTCGTGTACTACCTCGGAGCGCGCCTCGGCGGGCTCCAAGAGGTGACCGCGGCGCCCGTCACCCCCATGTGGCCACCCACGGGTGTGGCGGTGCTCGCACTCCTGACCGGTGGTCCCCGCCTGTGGCCCGGCATCACCCTGGGCTCCCTCCTGGTGAACCTGACCGACGCGCCGCTCACGTGGTGGAACCTCGTGATCTGCGTGGTCGGCACCGGAGGCCCGCTCCTGGCCTACTACCTGCTCCGCCGCGCGGACCTGCAGCTGGAGCTCGACCGCACGCGCGACGCGCTCGCGCTGGTGTTCGTCGGCGCGTTCGCCGGGATGCTCCCCGGTTCCCTGCTCGGCAGCGGTTCCCTGCTGCTCGCGGGGGTGATCACGCCCGCGGAGTGGCTGCCCACCTGGGCGGTGTGGTGGACCGGTGAGGCCATGGGCGTGCTGGTGCTGGTCCCGTTCGGCCTGGCGATGCGCGGGCTCGGCCCGCTGGGCGAGCGCTGGCGCGCCACGACCGGCCGACGCGCCCTGGAGGCCGCGGCGCTGATCGTGACCACGGTGGGGCTGATGATGGTCACCTCGGGGACCAAGGCCAGACTGATGTTCCTGATCTTCCCCCTGCTGATCTGGGGGGCGTTGCGCTTCCAGCACCGGGGGGCCGCGCCGTGCGCGCTGATCGCCACGGTGTTCGCCTCGCGCGCGGCGGTGCTGAGCGCGGGCCCGTTCGCCGGGCTGGAGAACGCCCAGCAGAACATGCTGGGGTTGCAGGCCTACAACGGGACGGTGGCGCTGACCGGTCTGGTGCTCGCGGCGGTGATCGCCGAGCGGGACGCGGGCAGGGTCGCGATCGAGCGGACGGTGGAGCAGTTGAGCGCGGTGGTGACGAGCTACCAGCCACTCCGGCTGAGTGGCGGGATCGCGGACGAGCGGCGGGACGGCCGGGGCGTTCGGGGCGGCAGGAGCGGTGGGGGAAGCGGGAGCGGGCGGAGCGACCGCGCGGGCCTGACCGGCGGGAACGGGCAGGCAGGACCGGCGGTCGGGAACGGCGGGGCGGTTCTCCCCGGCCAGGCAGGCGCACCCGGCCAGACCCGCAACCCCGGCCAGGCAGGTGCCTCCGGCCAGACCGGCAACCCCGGCCAGACCGACGTCCCGGGCCAGCCCGGTCCGGCGGACGGGTCCGATCGCGCGGGCTCCCCCGCCGACCGCCCCGGTGAGGGCGGCCGGTCCGATCGCGCGGGTCGTCCCGGTCTGGACGGTCGGTAG
- a CDS encoding lycopene cyclase family protein, with amino-acid sequence MDVLVVGGGPAGRALAGAAARRGLGVALVDPRPERPWRATYAAWSDELPEGTPVVTRSRARAFSTAEHVLEREYSVLDNARLWELPPEVEVLRARVVARAEGRVRLADGRVLRARRVVDATGSRGGRAAQTAVGVVVGQAEAEPFVAPGEAVIMDWRRPPSATTGDPTFLYAVPLGPDRVLLEETSLARAPGLPLAELRLRLRSRLDAHGVRMPSAEERVRIPLDAPKAEDGFGAGGGLVHPATGYGVATALRLAPVVADALAAGEGPEVLWTQETRMVHALRLRGLTALLSLAPREIPEFFHRFFQLPVENQREYLSHRDDLRGLTSTMLILFRSSPWRVRASLAGSVFFGQSLLNSG; translated from the coding sequence GTGGACGTCCTGGTGGTGGGTGGTGGTCCGGCCGGGCGGGCGTTGGCGGGCGCGGCTGCGCGGCGGGGGCTGGGGGTGGCGCTGGTGGACCCGCGTCCCGAGCGGCCGTGGCGGGCCACGTACGCGGCGTGGTCGGACGAGCTGCCCGAGGGGACGCCGGTGGTGACGCGGTCGCGCGCGCGGGCGTTCTCCACGGCCGAGCACGTGCTGGAGCGCGAGTACTCGGTGCTGGACAACGCCCGCCTGTGGGAGCTCCCCCCGGAGGTCGAGGTGCTCCGCGCGCGCGTGGTCGCGCGCGCGGAGGGGCGGGTGCGCCTCGCGGACGGCCGGGTGCTGCGGGCGCGTCGGGTCGTGGACGCGACCGGGTCGCGGGGCGGCCGGGCGGCGCAGACGGCGGTGGGCGTGGTGGTGGGGCAGGCCGAGGCGGAGCCGTTCGTCGCCCCCGGCGAGGCGGTGATCATGGACTGGCGCCGCCCGCCGTCCGCGACCACGGGCGACCCGACGTTCCTGTACGCGGTGCCGCTGGGCCCGGACCGGGTGCTGCTGGAGGAGACCTCGCTCGCCCGCGCGCCCGGTCTGCCGCTGGCGGAGCTGCGGCTGCGGCTGCGGTCGCGGTTGGACGCGCACGGCGTCCGGATGCCGTCCGCCGAGGAGCGGGTGCGCATCCCGCTGGACGCGCCGAAGGCCGAGGACGGGTTCGGCGCGGGCGGTGGCCTGGTGCACCCGGCGACGGGGTACGGGGTGGCGACCGCGCTGCGGCTGGCGCCGGTGGTCGCGGACGCGCTGGCGGCGGGTGAGGGGCCGGAGGTGCTGTGGACGCAGGAGACGAGAATGGTGCACGCGCTGCGACTGCGCGGTCTCACCGCGTTGCTGTCGCTGGCGCCTCGGGAAATCCCGGAATTCTTTCACCGGTTTTTCCAATTGCCGGTGGAGAACCAGCGGGAGTACCTCTCGCACCGCGATGACCTGCGCGGACTCACCTCAACAATGTTGATCTTGTTCCGCTCCTCCCCCTGGCGGGTGCGGGCCTCGCTGGCGGGTTCGGTGTTCTTCGGCCAAAGCTTGCTGAACAGCGGGTGA
- a CDS encoding ATP-binding protein codes for MTGARSTNTAPGSRGTVIQAGVLRAGVIHSGPHATTPPPPRPRQLPAPPAGFTGRATELATLTAAVGRTTACTVSGPAGVGKTALALHWSHRSAHLFPDGGLHADLRGYDPDHPLSPDDVLTDLLQALGAPTTGSPQARAARYRTLLADRTLLVVLDNAAHPDQVRPLLPGAGRSLVLVTSRDRMTTLRCAAHHIALAPPPGADALAYLRTTLGPRAAREPAAARALVRTCGRLPLALAITAETAALRARTPLSALVAELADERHLLRAGADDHNLRTVFSWSLKALADHDRALFHAIGLHPGHDYTPGALSALSGLNPAELRRAADALLRVHLVEENGRGGLRAHDLVAAYARDLAAEQLRPAAARAAFGRLFHHYRRLLDRAATAPPSTWSTWLTQERHTLEAVAERAESHLPHPTAGALRHTLGALHRTQHDLSAALRHLTRATALLGTTRTHLDRAAAELEAGRLEDARRCLEHVRDGPQRGRAGALVAEARHLRALVSLASGQLPPAVRRALDAARAFTAQHDHHAAATCTLTALTGMCEGARLAPGARWIWSVDRALLTADSFTAQDLHPQADQATLLAARLLIARGSLPAARALLARVPPTSPLHALCAAELLEARGDHRAALELALTAPPHPSGPLSAAHTRQLGDLALRAALAEHLPWQVLRVREPPGRPAPSPRSLSTALGDRALVVLACTGHRLIAIVVVSGAAHTVDLDERAVTEGAARLRRALHATSAVTSPRLARAAHALAEEAAEALDRALLTPLLRRITGHDLVLSPHPDLVDLPWPVLPSLRRTPVVVTPSAGTWWAARRRPARESRRALVIGPTPDLPAANAREIAARYPIGEVVTPTRRLVLGAADGADVLHLSVRAGRSQENPVFSGIRLDDGVLLAHEFGELDQPPDLVVVQHARLDYARGLLAAGVRVVIAVGGCAGFDVLCELHDALACGTAPARAVTEVVSKDPLRRPVVCLGVGE; via the coding sequence GTGACGGGCGCGCGCTCCACCAACACCGCACCGGGCAGCCGGGGCACCGTGATCCAGGCGGGCGTGCTCCGGGCAGGCGTGATCCACAGCGGTCCGCACGCGACCACCCCGCCCCCGCCCCGCCCGCGCCAGCTCCCCGCCCCACCGGCGGGTTTCACCGGCCGCGCCACCGAGCTCGCCACCCTCACCGCGGCCGTGGGCAGGACCACCGCGTGCACCGTCTCCGGTCCCGCCGGGGTGGGCAAGACCGCGCTCGCCCTGCACTGGTCGCACCGGTCGGCACACCTCTTCCCGGACGGCGGGCTGCACGCCGACCTGCGCGGCTACGACCCCGACCACCCCCTGTCCCCCGACGACGTCCTGACCGACCTCCTCCAGGCACTGGGCGCCCCCACCACCGGCTCGCCCCAGGCCCGCGCGGCCCGCTACCGCACCCTCCTGGCCGACCGGACCCTCCTGGTGGTCCTGGACAACGCCGCCCACCCGGACCAGGTCCGCCCCCTGCTCCCCGGCGCGGGCCGCAGCCTCGTCCTGGTCACCAGCCGGGACCGGATGACCACCCTGCGCTGCGCCGCCCACCACATCGCACTCGCCCCACCACCGGGCGCCGACGCGCTGGCCTACCTCCGCACGACCCTCGGCCCCCGCGCCGCGCGGGAACCCGCCGCCGCGCGAGCGCTCGTGCGCACCTGCGGACGCCTCCCCCTGGCGCTGGCCATCACCGCCGAGACCGCCGCGCTCCGCGCCAGGACCCCGCTCTCCGCGCTGGTCGCCGAACTCGCCGACGAGCGCCACCTCCTCAGGGCAGGCGCCGACGACCACAACCTGCGCACCGTCTTCTCCTGGTCGCTCAAAGCCCTCGCCGACCACGACCGCGCCCTGTTCCACGCGATCGGCCTGCACCCCGGCCACGACTACACCCCCGGCGCGCTCTCCGCCCTCTCCGGCCTCAACCCCGCCGAGCTGCGCCGCGCCGCCGACGCCCTGCTGCGCGTTCACCTGGTCGAGGAGAACGGCAGGGGCGGGTTGCGCGCCCACGACCTGGTCGCCGCCTACGCGCGGGACCTGGCCGCCGAGCAGCTCCGGCCCGCCGCCGCCAGGGCCGCGTTCGGCAGGCTGTTCCACCACTACCGCCGCCTGCTCGACCGGGCCGCCACCGCGCCCCCGAGCACCTGGTCGACCTGGCTCACCCAGGAGCGCCACACCCTGGAGGCCGTCGCGGAACGCGCCGAGTCGCACCTCCCGCACCCCACCGCCGGCGCCCTCCGGCACACCCTCGGCGCGCTCCACCGAACCCAGCACGACCTGAGCGCCGCGCTGCGCCACCTGACCAGGGCGACCGCCCTCCTCGGCACCACCCGCACCCACCTGGACCGGGCCGCCGCCGAGCTGGAAGCGGGTCGCCTGGAGGACGCCCGCCGCTGCCTGGAGCACGTCCGCGACGGCCCCCAGCGCGGTCGGGCGGGCGCGCTGGTCGCCGAGGCCCGGCACCTGAGGGCGCTGGTGTCGCTGGCGAGCGGCCAGCTCCCCCCGGCCGTCCGCAGGGCACTCGACGCCGCCCGCGCGTTCACCGCGCAGCACGACCACCACGCCGCCGCGACCTGCACCCTGACCGCGTTGACCGGCATGTGCGAGGGCGCCCGGCTCGCCCCTGGGGCCCGGTGGATCTGGTCCGTGGACCGCGCGCTCCTGACCGCCGACTCCTTCACCGCCCAGGACCTGCACCCGCAGGCCGACCAGGCCACCCTCCTGGCCGCGCGCCTGCTCATCGCGCGCGGCTCGCTCCCCGCCGCCCGCGCCCTGCTGGCCCGCGTGCCCCCGACCTCCCCGCTGCACGCGCTGTGCGCCGCCGAGCTCCTCGAAGCCCGAGGCGACCACCGGGCCGCCCTCGAACTGGCCCTGACCGCGCCACCCCACCCGTCCGGCCCGCTGAGCGCCGCGCACACCAGGCAGCTCGGTGACCTGGCGCTGCGCGCGGCACTCGCCGAACACCTCCCGTGGCAGGTCTTGCGGGTGCGCGAACCACCGGGCCGCCCCGCCCCGTCCCCCCGCTCGCTGAGCACCGCGCTGGGCGACCGGGCGCTGGTCGTGCTCGCCTGCACCGGCCACCGGCTGATCGCGATCGTCGTGGTCTCGGGGGCCGCGCACACCGTCGACCTGGACGAGCGCGCGGTCACCGAGGGCGCCGCGAGGCTGCGCCGCGCGCTGCACGCCACCTCCGCGGTGACCTCCCCCAGGCTCGCCCGAGCCGCGCACGCCCTCGCCGAGGAGGCCGCCGAGGCCCTGGACCGGGCCCTGCTCACCCCGCTGCTGCGCAGGATCACCGGCCACGACCTGGTGCTGAGCCCGCACCCGGACCTGGTCGACCTGCCCTGGCCGGTGCTGCCCTCGCTGCGGCGCACGCCCGTGGTCGTCACCCCGTCGGCCGGAACCTGGTGGGCCGCCCGGCGACGCCCCGCGCGCGAGTCGCGCCGCGCCCTGGTCATCGGCCCGACCCCGGACCTGCCTGCGGCGAACGCCAGGGAGATCGCCGCGCGCTACCCGATCGGGGAGGTCGTCACCCCCACCCGCCGCTTGGTGCTGGGCGCCGCCGACGGCGCCGACGTGCTGCACCTGTCCGTGCGGGCCGGGCGCTCCCAGGAGAACCCGGTGTTCTCCGGCATCCGCCTGGACGACGGCGTGCTGCTGGCGCACGAGTTCGGCGAACTGGACCAACCGCCCGACCTGGTCGTCGTGCAGCACGCCAGGCTCGACTACGCGCGCGGCCTGCTGGCGGCCGGGGTTCGGGTGGTGATCGCGGTCGGCGGCTGCGCCGGGTTCGACGTGCTGTGCGAGCTGCACGACGCGCTCGCCTGCGGCACGGCTCCCGCCAGAGCGGTCACGGAGGTGGTGTCCAAGGACCCGCTCCGGCGTCCCGTGGTGTGCCTGGGCGTCGGCGAGTGA
- a CDS encoding carboxylate-amine ligase, with translation MSEVDVTALPVPRSGAGTALTIGVEEEFLLADEVTGELVALGPQVLSGPPDRGLDLQPEMTQYQVESATAVCRTTSEVREQLLAARAALARRAAAHGARLVASGAPVLGGEHPPPLTDHPRYRRIMDRYGALVDGLTICGCHVHVGIPSPSEGLVISNHLRRWLPVLLALSANSPFHEGRDTGYASWRHVVWNPWPSAGAPPWFDSVEDYRLATHLLRTSGAALDDGMVYWDVRLSANHPTVELRVCDVAATVEEAVVLAALVRAIAATALSGEVAPRVSDRLLRVALWQAARHGPEGAAVDPLSGVPVPFAEEVGGLLRWCGAALDAAGDTELVVEGVARLLRDGGGAARQRRAYRRRGEFTDVVELLTTRT, from the coding sequence GTGAGCGAAGTGGACGTCACCGCGCTGCCGGTTCCGCGTTCCGGGGCCGGGACAGCGCTGACCATCGGGGTCGAGGAGGAGTTCCTGCTGGCGGACGAGGTCACCGGCGAGCTGGTGGCCCTGGGGCCGCAGGTGCTCTCCGGGCCGCCGGACCGGGGGCTCGACCTCCAGCCCGAGATGACGCAGTACCAGGTGGAGAGCGCGACGGCGGTGTGCCGCACGACCTCCGAGGTGCGCGAGCAGCTGCTCGCGGCGCGCGCGGCGCTGGCCAGGCGGGCGGCGGCGCACGGGGCGCGCCTGGTCGCGTCGGGGGCGCCGGTGCTGGGCGGCGAGCACCCGCCGCCGCTGACCGACCACCCGCGCTACCGGCGGATCATGGACCGGTACGGGGCGCTGGTGGACGGGCTGACCATCTGCGGGTGCCACGTGCACGTGGGCATCCCGTCGCCGTCCGAGGGCCTGGTGATCAGCAACCACCTGCGGCGCTGGCTGCCGGTGCTGCTGGCGCTGAGCGCGAACTCGCCGTTCCACGAGGGCAGGGACACCGGGTACGCGAGCTGGCGGCACGTGGTGTGGAACCCGTGGCCGTCGGCGGGCGCGCCGCCGTGGTTCGACTCGGTGGAGGACTACCGGCTGGCCACGCACCTGCTGCGCACGAGCGGGGCGGCGCTGGACGACGGGATGGTCTACTGGGACGTCCGGCTGTCCGCGAACCACCCGACCGTGGAGCTGCGGGTGTGCGACGTGGCGGCGACGGTCGAGGAGGCCGTGGTGCTGGCGGCGCTGGTGCGGGCCATCGCGGCGACCGCGCTGTCCGGCGAGGTGGCGCCCAGGGTGTCGGACCGGCTGCTGCGGGTGGCGCTGTGGCAGGCGGCGCGGCACGGGCCGGAGGGCGCGGCGGTGGACCCGCTGAGCGGGGTGCCGGTGCCGTTCGCCGAGGAGGTCGGCGGGCTGCTGCGGTGGTGCGGGGCGGCGCTGGACGCGGCCGGTGACACCGAGCTGGTGGTCGAGGGCGTGGCCAGGCTGCTGCGGGACGGCGGCGGCGCGGCCAGGCAGCGGCGGGCGTACCGCAGGCGGGGCGAGTTCACCGACGTGGTGGAGCTGCTGACCACCCGGACGTAG
- a CDS encoding metal-sulfur cluster assembly factor produces MPEPPAPKAGIAALDDVEEAMRDVVDPELGINVVDLGLVYDIRVDENNTALIDMTLTSAACPLTDVIEDQTRSALVGGVGGGIVDDFRINWVWMPPWGPEKITDDGRDQLRALGFTV; encoded by the coding sequence ATGCCGGAGCCGCCCGCGCCCAAGGCCGGGATCGCGGCGCTGGACGACGTCGAGGAGGCCATGCGCGACGTGGTCGACCCCGAGCTGGGCATCAACGTGGTCGACCTCGGTCTGGTCTACGACATCAGGGTGGACGAGAACAACACCGCCCTGATCGACATGACGCTCACCTCGGCGGCCTGCCCGCTGACCGACGTCATCGAGGACCAGACCCGGTCCGCGCTGGTCGGCGGCGTCGGCGGCGGCATCGTCGACGACTTCCGCATCAACTGGGTGTGGATGCCGCCGTGGGGCCCGGAGAAGATCACCGACGACGGCCGCGACCAGCTGCGCGCCCTCGGCTTCACGGTCTGA
- a CDS encoding cysteine desulfurase produces the protein MTTTAAPLDVEVVRADFPILGRTVREGKRLVYLDSGATSQRPSQVLDAERAFLETANAAVHRGAHQLAEEATDAYEDARRRIAGFVGVGVDEVVFTKNATEGVNLVAYAMGNAATAGPEAERFRLGPGDEIVVTEMEHHANLVPWQQLALRTGAALRWLGVTDEGRLDLSNLDEVVNERTKVLAFTHQSNVLGTVNPVATLVAAAARVGALTVLDACQSVPHAPVDFRALGVDFAVFSGHKMLGPSGVGVLYGRRALLEALPPFLTGGSMIEMVEMARSTFAPPPQRFEAGVPMTSQAVALGAAVDYLNAVGMERVAAHEHELVAAALSGLAAIPGVRVVGPTDLADRGGAVSFVVDGVHAHDVGQVLDSLGVAVRVGHHCAWPLHRRMNAAATVRASFYLYNTQGEVDALLSAVREAQKFFGVA, from the coding sequence GTGACCACCACCGCTGCTCCGCTGGACGTCGAAGTCGTGCGCGCGGACTTCCCGATCCTGGGCCGCACCGTGCGCGAGGGCAAGCGGCTGGTCTACCTCGACTCCGGCGCCACCTCGCAGCGCCCGAGCCAGGTCCTGGACGCCGAGCGGGCGTTCCTGGAGACCGCCAACGCCGCGGTCCACCGCGGCGCGCACCAGCTGGCCGAGGAGGCCACCGACGCCTACGAGGACGCCCGCCGCAGGATCGCGGGCTTCGTCGGCGTCGGCGTCGACGAGGTCGTGTTCACCAAGAACGCGACCGAGGGCGTCAACCTGGTCGCGTACGCCATGGGCAACGCGGCCACGGCGGGCCCGGAGGCCGAGCGCTTCCGGCTCGGCCCCGGCGACGAGATCGTCGTGACCGAGATGGAGCACCACGCCAACCTGGTGCCGTGGCAGCAGCTCGCGCTGCGCACCGGCGCCGCGCTGCGCTGGCTCGGCGTCACCGACGAGGGCAGGCTCGACCTGTCGAACCTGGACGAGGTGGTGAACGAGCGCACCAAGGTGCTCGCGTTCACCCACCAGTCCAACGTGCTCGGCACGGTCAACCCGGTCGCCACCCTCGTCGCCGCGGCGGCGCGGGTCGGCGCGCTGACCGTGCTCGACGCCTGCCAGTCCGTGCCGCACGCGCCGGTGGACTTCCGCGCCCTGGGCGTGGACTTCGCCGTGTTCAGCGGCCACAAGATGCTCGGTCCCTCGGGCGTCGGCGTCCTCTACGGCCGCCGCGCGCTCCTGGAGGCGCTGCCCCCGTTCCTCACCGGCGGCTCCATGATCGAGATGGTCGAGATGGCGCGCTCCACGTTCGCCCCGCCGCCGCAGCGGTTCGAGGCGGGCGTGCCGATGACCTCGCAGGCCGTCGCGCTCGGCGCCGCCGTCGACTACCTCAACGCGGTCGGCATGGAGCGGGTCGCCGCGCACGAGCACGAGCTGGTCGCCGCCGCCCTCAGCGGCCTGGCGGCCATTCCCGGCGTGCGCGTGGTCGGCCCCACCGACCTCGCCGACCGGGGCGGCGCGGTCTCGTTCGTGGTCGACGGGGTGCACGCGCACGACGTCGGCCAGGTCCTGGACAGCCTCGGCGTCGCGGTCCGCGTCGGCCACCACTGCGCGTGGCCGCTGCACCGCAGGATGAACGCCGCGGCGACCGTGCGGGCCAGCTTCTACCTCTACAACACGCAGGGCGAGGTGGACGCGCTGCTGTCCGCCGTCCGCGAGGCGCAGAAGTTCTTCGGGGTGGCGTGA
- a CDS encoding CBS domain-containing protein — protein MTTAREIMHAGVMCVHDSQTLEEAAVLMRDLGVGSLPICGGDGKLKGIITDRDIVVGCVAAGVSPADMKAGQLARNLHWVDADTDITDVLETMEIHQIRRIPVLENDKLVGMVSESDLAKHLDDDQLAEFIERVYSD, from the coding sequence ATGACCACCGCGCGAGAGATCATGCACGCGGGCGTGATGTGCGTGCACGACAGCCAGACCCTGGAGGAGGCGGCGGTGCTGATGCGGGACCTCGGCGTCGGCTCGCTGCCGATCTGCGGGGGTGACGGCAAGCTCAAGGGCATCATCACCGACCGGGACATCGTGGTCGGCTGCGTCGCGGCGGGCGTCTCCCCCGCCGACATGAAGGCGGGCCAGCTGGCCAGGAACCTGCACTGGGTCGACGCGGACACCGACATCACGGACGTGCTGGAGACGATGGAGATCCACCAGATCCGGCGCATCCCGGTGCTGGAGAACGACAAGCTGGTGGGCATGGTCAGCGAGTCCGACCTGGCCAAGCACCTGGACGACGACCAGCTCGCCGAGTTCATCGAGCGGGTCTACTCCGACTAG
- the sufU gene encoding Fe-S cluster assembly sulfur transfer protein SufU encodes MQLQQMYQEIILDHYKNPHGRGLRDPYDAESHQINPTCGDEVTLRVKLDGPLVADVSYDGQGCSISQAATSVLTDLVVGKPVEQAMGKLDAFVELMQGRGQVEPDEDVLEDGIAFAGVAKYPARVKCALLGWMAFKDAVSRSEGAKS; translated from the coding sequence ATGCAGCTTCAGCAGATGTACCAGGAGATCATCCTGGACCACTACAAGAACCCGCACGGCCGCGGCCTGCGGGACCCGTACGACGCCGAGTCCCACCAGATCAACCCCACCTGCGGCGACGAGGTCACGCTCAGGGTGAAGCTGGACGGGCCGCTCGTCGCCGACGTCTCCTACGACGGCCAGGGCTGCTCGATCAGCCAGGCCGCCACGTCCGTGCTCACCGACCTGGTGGTCGGCAAGCCGGTCGAGCAGGCCATGGGCAAGCTCGACGCGTTCGTCGAGCTGATGCAGGGCCGCGGCCAGGTGGAGCCGGACGAGGACGTGCTGGAGGACGGCATCGCGTTCGCGGGTGTGGCGAAGTACCCGGCGCGCGTGAAGTGCGCGCTGCTGGGCTGGATGGCTTTCAAGGACGCGGTTTCCCGCAGCGAGGGAGCGAAGTCGTGA